In the Arachis ipaensis cultivar K30076 chromosome B10, Araip1.1, whole genome shotgun sequence genome, one interval contains:
- the LOC107622034 gene encoding ethylene-responsive transcription factor ERF017-like encodes MKNSKQLANMSGDEGGDAADAPNNNNNHNHTSSNNCDDDSNNNKKVYKGVRKRKWGKWVSEIRLPNSRERIWLGSYDSPEKAARAFDAALYCLRGCRANFNFPDTPFNLSTSAAVHHHSLTHQEIQEIAASFAHSQDPHHDHQQEQPNSNNNDSSSVGLLESKADAAVVSQEEVDNNMMMDWTFLKDLGGSCSADCGGALYSDELDRIDHHYSGDELLFSVPTFQDNVADDDPFFNQSFLWNWSF; translated from the coding sequence ATGAAGAATTCGAAGCAGCTTGCTAACATGTCTGGGGATGAAGGTGGTGATGCTGCTGATgcacctaataataataataatcataatcacacttCATCTAATAATTGTGATGATGATAGCAACAATAACAAGAAGGTGTACAAAGGGGTGAGGAAGAGAAAGTGGGGGAAATGGGTATCTGAAATTAGGCTTCCAAATAGCCGCGAACGCATTTGGCTTGGCTCTTATGATTCTCCTGAAAAAGCTGCGCGTGCATTCGATGCTGCTCTTTATTGTCTCCGAGGTTGTCGAGCCAATTTCAATTTCCCCGACACTCCTTTCAACTTGAGCACCAGCGCCGCCGTTCATCATCATTCGCTTACTCATCAAGAAATTCAAGAGATTGCTGCTAGCTTTGCCCATTCTCAGGACCCACATCATGATCACCAACAAGAACAACCAAATAGCAATAACAATGATTCTTCATCAGTTGGATTGTTAGAATCCAAAGCTGATGCTGCTGTTGTATCTCAAGAGGAAGTGGACAACAACATGATGATGGATTGGACATTTTTGAAGGATTTGGGTGGTTCTTGTTCTGCTGATTGTGGGGGTGCTCTCTATTCTGATGAGTTGGACAGAATTGATCATCACTACTCGGGTGATGAATTGTTGTTCTCGGTACCAACTTTTCAGGATAATGTGGCTGATGATGACCCTTTTTTTAACCAATCATTCCTTTGGAATTGGAGCTTTTAA